CATGAGGTGTTTGACGCAAGCGAAACTTGCAGAAAAGCGGCATTAAGATTTATGCCAGATGTTGTATGTGTGTAATGAAGATATATACTGATGCATTGTGCAGTGGCAAGGTAGCTTTGCATTTTGTTTTTGATCCTAGATAGGCTGAATCGGGTGATGCAGGGAGGTTAAACTGGTAAGGAAGCATAGTTAACAAATGAAAGAGTATGTGAAATACAGTTCCTGCATTTGTTCTAGGATAGTTTGGACACAAAAGAGTAGGAGATGCTTAGGTGATGCCAATACATGGTCTTAGATATAAATGCTTGTATATTTTGGCATTTGGGTGTATTTTACTGTATGTATATGATGTAGAAACACCTCTAGAATTCCTTATCTCACTTAGAGTTCCAATAAGATGCTCTTTCAACTGAAACCTCTTTCCAGTGCTATTCTTACCTACTTAAATTTATAAAAGGAACCAAGTTTATCCTTGAAATATTCAAGTTTGTATAGTAAACCTTTACCTCTTGTTTCGCTTCCACTTAGAGTACTGTATTTTCTCAGCTCTTCTCTTGAGTTTCAATTTGTGTATGCAAATGAAGTCAAATTACTCTCTGAATTATGGGTGCATTCTTCTATGGTGGATGTTCCTCTTGAaatctatgttgctcggactctctgAAAATGTTGCCGGGTGTGTgtcagatcctccaaaaatagtgtatttttggaggatccgacaggGGTGCGGcatcattttggagagtccgcgcaacttAGCTTGAAATATATTTCGTCGGGTAGTTCAACCTTATCGATTTCACTTAGTTACTTTATGACTTTATCTCTATgcctgttttgtccttgtaaggAAGGAGAAATCCTGTTTGACTGAACACAACCTAATTGAGCTACGAAGAAATCACTGTTTAACTGACTATAGCAATTCAAATGCAATTTTGTAGGTAAATGAATAAACTTTAATAAGTTATAAATTTCTTGCATAATCTCGATGCTCAGTAAAATGAGCTTACACTAAAGGACAATATTTATTATTTTGcatcctttttccctttttctctcCGCCGGATGTCTTTGCTCATGCTTATGCTTATTAATGTCTGATGCTGCTGACAGGTTTACATTTGATGCCATGCATGCAGTTACAGGGGCTTATGCAAAGCCCATTTTTGTTGACAAACTAGGAGCTAGCCTGGTATGTATGTATGCCGTGGAGTTGTTTCTTCAGCTATTGGACTATCTTGCAATTTCTTGGTTGTAGCTTTATCATTTTTGTATGTGTTATGTAGGAGTCTATTGCAAATGGAGAGCCACTGGAAGATTTTGGGCATGGTCATCCAGACCCTAACCTTACGTAAGAAAAGAACGTTTTATTGAAGTAGATCTGCTTTAACTTCTTGAAAAGAACTAATATATTTTAGTTATTTTGGTCAAGGTATGCCAAGGATTTGGTGAATATCCTGTATGGCGAGAATGGACCCGACTTTGGTGCTGCAAGTGATGGTATGCTTAAAAACCTTCTTGTTCAACACTTcaccaaaagttgtctttcaattAACTGGAGAACATATATGATATGCTTGGATGAAGTTCAAAATCTATGAGAACCttatatgaaagaaaaataattagaAGAGAATCAATATTAGAAGCCATCAAAAAACATTTAGTTAGATATTCCTCTCCTTCCCACCACTCCACCCCAAAGTCTCTGAAATGGAAAGAGATCAGAAAGAAAGGAGCAGGACAATTAGTCTCTACAAAGATTAAGTGGTCACTTTCTTCAATTGCATGGTTATACTACCGTTGAAAGCTTAATCACAGCAATTTGCTTCTTCCTTTCACTAGTTTGCACACATCGCTTTGCACATGATTCTAATggagaatgaaaataaaaatgtccTGACCATAATCAATTAAACGTTGTAATTTGTATCTTTATTACACATGAAAAGAAACATTATAATGTCTCTGGATATTTCCTTGTATAATTATTTAGAAATGATTCTGAAGAGTTTTTAGAAGACCAACTATTCTACTGTGCTGTTTTTCTAATTTATCCCGTTAAGGCCATTTCTTTAGTATTTCAACTGTATCATAATTTGTACTTCTTGGTTATACTGTCTTAATCTCTCTTGGCTAGTTGGCTTTCTTCCCACGTAATTTATGTCAGCTGGTTGTTTATGTGCTACATgtatcatttttcttaaaataatgaAAGTGGTGCCAGAGTCACTGTACATGCACTTCAACTATTTCGCGTTGTACCCATGCCTCCTATCAACGTATATATCGTGTAACTCTGACCGCCAGGCTTAGGCAGATAGAAAGAGATCACCAAGCGGTAAATGAAGTAAGGGAACATCAACGGAGTTTAGGGTTCATATCCCAACATAGACCAAAAGAATGACTTGAAACCTGTTTGGAAACTAATGTGTAATTACTAGGGATTACACAATATAGTAATCATAATGATTTGTTTGTTTGCTATAATGTAATTATAACGTAACTTTTagtgtcatgtttggttgataAGTGCAATTACATagctttattttttatatttaaataaaactaattataaaaaattaaataaacttttTTTAGATGGACATGTAAATAAGTTGCAATATATGACAAAGATACATGTATATAAGAAatatagaaaatgaaaaaagaaagaatttgaaaagtcatggtgtaattttttttttttatcaaaaaattACACCATGTAATTACCACCAATTCTTTACCGCCTTTGAGAATTGAAGAATGTAACTGCTCTCCTTCAATTGCACTCCAATGCCAAGCTAGTCAAATAATTACTCGGCCAGACAAACATGTTAAACCGTATAATTACACCCAAATCCATTACAAGGTAGCCTTCCAAATAGATATTAAGTGATTTCTTTTTGTCTGCCTAAGCTTTATTGAATAGACTTATTCAATAAATGTGCTAGTGGGAGGTAACTAATCACCATCGGAGTAGTCTAGGTGCACGACAATTGGCCCAAACGCCATCTATCctttttaaaaagaatttgatctagcttcattgaccactaggctaTACCGTTAAGTGCGTGCAAAATGTAGCCTCTTGAGGTTTGATTTTCGTTTATTTATTAGAATGACCAAGAATATTTTAGATGTTAACAGAAAGGTCAAAACTTATTTGCTTGTCATAAGCTAAATCATGATGTTCTGTTTGTAAATATTTTAACTCCATAAGAGATTTAAAGCAATTTCCTTTATAAGGAATAATTAGAACAAACCCTGTCATCAAAACATCTCCTATTTCTCTCTATCCAAATTGTCTACGCAATGCACGGAGGGATAGTACGACCGATCTTTTTAAtgtcttttctcatttttaagattcttttctttatttttcttttttgtaagaCTGCTTTAAGGGTGAATACCACATGAAAGAGATATTTTCAAAGGTTTTAAAAGAAAGAGATATTTCCAAAGTATGTCAAAACTCATACATAATGAAATCGCTGAAAATCTTTTGTCATCATATTACGTAAATAGTATCAAGTCGAGTATTCAATTTGGAATTTACgaaattaagttaaaactttatAGGGACTTCCTCTTCTTTTTAGGCTTTCAATTCAAAAGGAGTTGGTgcattattttttagtttttcgtTAAAATTCCTTAGAAGTTTCCAAAATTTACAAGAGGTGAAAATTcaattcaaaagtttttttttcttttaacctATTAGAAAACCCCTTTTCCTTTACCATGCTCTTTCTGGGTTTTAGTATTAGCTCAAATAAATTGTAGCTAATTAAAAATTAGTTACTCTTCATATAAATCACTAAGATTAAAAATTGTTTCATTGGTGGAATAAAATAGGGTTCACTTTTTTATATGTTACCGTTCTCAAAAAAtaggttaatttttttattttaatctaATTCTGGCTTTTATTGATGTTAAACACTTTAAACACAATTGAATATGGAGGAATTCCTAATTTCTATGTTTGTGAAATTTGTAAGAATCTCACATTTGTTAAGTGTATGGGTTGTAGTTCCGTATGGTTTTGGATAATCTTCATATTTCGAATTAGCTTTTGGGTTGAGTTAGGCCTAATGCCAATTTTCTTAACGTGGTATTAGAGTCAGATGGGCTGTATTCTCCTCTACTTGAGCTAGCTTTTCAAGTTAAGTTAGACTCAAGGTCTATTTTCTTAACaacaattaatttaaaaataatttgtagGTTACATTTCTTATTATGGGAGGGATTAGGATATAGTCCGAGACACCTTTGAGTTCCGTTCCAGTAACAGAATCATGAAGATTTCCTGTGGGTTATGGACTATTGAGTATTGGAAAATGGTGCGCTTACTTAGAGGCCTCGCTGCATGTTCCCTTAGATTTTGAGGGTCTCAGACTGCTTGCTGGAAAACAATATTACACCCATAATACATTGATTTGGGTGTCATCGAATTCAAAGCCTATTAATCACACGGGTATTACCTAAGCTTTAGTAGAAGGCGAAGCAATAGTTATCTCCATTCTCATTGCATGGTTGCGTTACACCGATTCTACTTAAGCATCAACTTTGAAGCATGCACACGGATTTAGTTGAAGATGGATAGGCTAATGTTAAATTTGTCTTTCGGTGATTGGTGGTGGAGTTTTGGCCGTAATCTTATGGTGTGCATCCTTTATTGAAATGGTTAGTAGATAATGCCAGAAAAGGTCTTTACTTAGTAAGCAATCAAATGCATTGTCTTCACCAGCAATTCCCATAGCACTTCACACAAATGTCCTCTTGCTATTTCAGTTTGCTACGTTGTTATGCATTTTTTGCTAGAAATttatcttttgttgtttgaatatcGAGCCTTTCTAGTGGGGCTTGTTACACTCTACGCAGTTAATTGTGTAAAAGTTCACTGATAAATGCAAAGCAGAAATATATATTCATATTTCATACACAGGAAACCTAAAGACAAATTCTAATTAGTCTAAGGTTTTTGTGTGGGGTTGATAGGGATTTTACCGATGCTGAAGATAGCTTGCTTACCAAGCCGCCCACTTGAGAAGCTAATCGCCAGGAAAGAAGCGAGGAGGGGGTGTTTCACTTGGAATAATTTCTTAAGTTAGTACAAATGAAAATCTGATAAGTAGTACTGAAGGGTCCATTTGTTCTTGTTGAAGCTCAATTATAATGAGAAAAAGGAAAGAGTTTGTAGTTCAAACCCAATCAGCGTGAAGGTAAAGCAAGGTGGATCCAATTGTGgcataattttaattaattgttgTACACATGGGAGGCTCAAGGGGGAGGTTAGTAAAGCCTTTGCTTTGGGCCCGAAGAATTTTAAATAgtagattttataattttatttttcctttgtagaTACTGAAGTTtgtaaaaaaagaaggaaaaaggtaCGAAATCTGTATAAAGGAAGTTTAAAGACTGTataaatattttagaactttaaattaaactaCTAAAATCTTTatataagttaaaaaaaaaaaattcttacaaCAAGGTCCAAGGTAATGTTTTGCAAACACATGGCCGACATCTTATTAATTTGAATGAATCATTATTAATCTAAATAATAATATACTATACCTTAAAGGCTTTATCTCTTGTAAAAATACTACACTATAAACAAGTACGAAAAAAGAAAGGCGACACTAACTTcttgcatatatttgtgtgtaTGTGTTTAAGACACTTATTAAGAGTTGGTTTTAGGCCAGTACACGTTGACAAGAAATAAGGTGGAAGATTTTTGAGGGATAGAAAGAAACATAATGATAAATAACATACATCAACGACTTGAGCTTCATGTCagcttatttatatttttatgtcTACCTAATTATCTATTTCCCAGCTATAAGTGAAGTTTCGCGTTAACTTCTTCCTATTGTTCATATCCTATATAATAAGAAAGTTCCTATCATATCTATGCCAAGTTAGTCTGATTATATACTGCAATCTTCTGCCATGTGGAAGTCTGATTTTCAATTGTACACTTACGCAGGGGATGGTGATAGAAACATGATTCTTGGAAGACGCTTTTTTGTTACTCCATCTGATTCTGTTGCAATTATTGCTGCCAATGCCCAAGATGCTATTCCATATTTTCAGTCCGGGCCTAAGGTAGAAGCACTTAAGCTTATCATGCACCTTTGGCTTTGATCCTTACACACCACAAAGTTGATGCATATACCTTGTAGGGTTTAGCTCGATCGATGCCCACTAGTGGTTCTTTGGATCGTGTTGCTCAAAAGCTAAACCTCCCCTTTTATGAGGTTAGAACTTGTTTACTGCTCTTTAGTTTTTGATGATGTTGCACTCTTTAACTATTCTTTTCCAACTATGCCCTTAGGTGCCAACTGGGTGGAAATTCTTTAGTAATCTAATGGATGCTGGAAAATTGTCAATTTGTGGTGAGGAAAGTTTTGGGACTGGTTCTGACCACATCCGTGAAAAAGATGGTATATGGTATGTTTCTATGTTCATCCATGATGAAAACTCCTTTCTTAAGTTGTTTGCGGCCGCCAAATATGGTTAAACATTAGTTTCAATGTGTTTTTTTCCTTTACCTCATCTGGATATTGTGGAATAAAGGTAAATAAGAATGAGAACATTTATCTCTTACATTGTTAGTAATACTATGATGGTATTGTTGACTGTACCCATTTACTCAAATCTCATGCGGTGGAACTGCTGTTGGTTTACCCTTCCATTCCATCTTAAATGATGCCATTGGATATTGCTATGTGTCCTTGCTTAGACCCTATGGCGATATGAGAGCTTATTCATCCTTAAGAGATTCTTCTCTTAACCCGTATCACCAAAATGAGTTGTTGCTCTTCTATGCTACATTTTAAACTTTCCCCAAGCCTTAGTATAACAACAATCAACTCTTTTTGTTCTTACTTTTTAAATATGTAACTATAGGGCTGTTTTAGCTTGGCTTTCAATACTTGCAAATCGAAACAAGGACAAAAGATCAGGGGAGAAATTGGTTTCCGTTGCTGATGTTGTGACGGAGCACTGGGCCACTTATGGAAGGAATTTTTTTTCGAGATATGACTATGAGGTAAGCACATTATGTTATGTGATGACTTTCCGTATTTGATAAACATCTTTTTACATCTATGTTAGTTGTCTTTCGGTGTGTGTCATGGATTACCTAATTGTTCAGATGATGTTTAATTGCAACAATTTGCCATAATTCTCTAACCAGGAATGTGAATCAGAAGGAGCAAATAAGATGATAGAGTATCTTCGGGATTTGATTTCTAAAAGCAAGGCCGGTGATAAGTTTGGTAAGTTATCGTTTTTAAGTTAAATTTTCCAAGATTACAACATTTTAAGTTAAATTTTCCAAGATTACAAcattttaagttctttaagtACTGAAGGTTCTCTTGTAGGAAGTTATGTCCTGGATTTTGCTGATGACTTCACCTATACTGATCCTGTAAGTTCTGGAATTTCTTAGAAATGAGAATGTTTAACTATCAACTGTTGAATTTTTTGATTAGTTGTGTGCATTTTTCAGGTTGATGAAAGTGTCGCATCCAAACAGGGAGTTCGCGTTGTTTTCAGTGACGGGTCCCGGATCATCTTTCGACTATCGGTCTGCATTGGTTCCTTATGTTAAATCCCTGAGAATATAGTATAACCATCTGTTTCAAATTGAGTGTCATTTTGATTTCAGCCCCATTTCAAAATTAAATCTGCTTCACCACAGAAATTGTAGCTCCACAGTCCATTCCCAAACCACTATTTGTGAAAAAATCTATATAGTCTCCACGTCCATTGTTTTTGAAAATTGCTACTGGAAATTATTGCTCCCTGATTGTTACTATTTGATGCTACTCTTTCTCCCCTTTTACTGAAAATTGTTGCCCCCTGATTGTTACTATCTGATGCtgctttttctcctctttttccttATCGTCTTTTGTCtcccccctctttcttcttcttcccttttcttcctttccaccttttcttgagccgagggtctatcggaaacaacctctttagCTCTCCAAGTAGGGGTATggcctgcgtacacactaccctccccaggccCCAcctgtgagattatactgggtatggTATTGTTGTTCTATCAAGTTTTCATCTTGAAAAGCATGTTAGGGGCCAAATGAGAAATTGAAGTTGATATAGAGGGACTATCATTTTATTGTGTTGTGTGGGCTTTTGTCTCCAgtcccttttatttttttatccataaattactctatgtAGTTTATTAATGGAAACCTCAATTTTACAGGGTACTGGTTCTGCTGGTGCAACAGTTAGAATATATATTGAACAATTTGAGCTGGATGTATCCAAACACGACATGGATGCTCAAATTGCGTTGAAACCATTGATAGGTAGATTGTTCATCTACGAGCTTAACTATGTAATATTCCCATTCCTCGAAAATTTAACTAGTTATCTTTTGCAGATCTAGCTCTTTCTGTATCAAAACTAAAGGACTTCACAGGAAGAGAAAAGCCAACTGTCATCACATAAAGGCATAGATATCTGCAACTACTATTGCTTAGTTGGGAGCCTTAGCAGGTTGGATGCTTCCTTTGTTCCtgaattttacatgatatatggTTCGTCCTTGTTTGGCTGCATGTAGACAGTCTTCTGGGACCAGAAATTAGAATCATGTAAATTATCCCATGAAAACTAAAACATATGACTGGAGTACCTAATCAATAGAAAGCTGCTGCACtatattttaatttctttctagaatttttttttattttttttatttttataaatttgttACAGTCAACCCTTTTGACTTATGGCATCCTCTTTGCGACATTAGAAATCGAGATTTCCAACTAACATGTGCCTTCTTTTTCTGAGCTATATTCCAAATTATCTGTGTGTTCCATTAAATTGATTCCTACTATGTCAGTAATTATGATGCATGGTTCATAGTTCTGAATGATCTTCCGTGGTAGCTTAGTCTATCTACTTAGTCTATCTTGGCCAAAATAATTGGGCTGTCTCAGCTACTGTAGACAGCTTATTCCAGTCTATGTGACCATCCCCGTGCTCGTACTGGCTATTTGTGATGGCGTATTTGTGGGATCACTCAAGTTCCTTGTGAATTAATTATAGTCGATTTCAGGTGGTTTTAATGAGATTCTTGGGCATCTCTCTTTCTGATCCTCATCTTCATAGTTTATATACTAAAATCTCTTTCCTGGTGTTGTTGTGCATTATTGAAAATTGCCTTGAAAGGTTATCATCCTATATCTAGATGAGCACTTTCCATAAGCaattagtttttttcttttaaaagaaactgCAAGGATAAAAGGACTTATTATATTAAGTACTTGCTATTATGGTAGTTATTTTAATGTGTTGGATAGAATATATCAGCTTATAAACACTATGAATAACATACTATTCTGGCCAGCATATGCGAAAATCTGTACAGAAGCATGGGACCTTTGCTTAAAGTAGTCATGTAATACTGCATTAATGTCAAGGTTGAATCTAGGGATAAAAAAACTCTCAATTTCCTCACTAGACCTAAATGCTTTCTTTCACGTTAGATGGAATGGAACAAGGATCGCTCATATGAAGTGAGGTTTTCAATGAATTTTTCTACTATGAATTATCCATATGTCATACTACGGAAAAAGTTCACTGATGAGGTAGCTCAAAATTGTACAAGAAAAAAATGCATAACACAAAATTGAAGCTGGTCTGGGTGGATAAGTGATCGAACTTGTCTTCCAAACAGCTCAATAATCTCTTCTTCAAGTAGCCAGCTTCTATAAAAGGATCAAAAGTGAAAAAGCTATGAAGGGCGGATCAAAATTAGTAAACAAAAGTCGAGATTTTCTTGCTAGAAATCTTGGCTCTATATAGTGTACGATATTCCATAACTAGTTCAGCTCCAACTTGTCCAGAAAAAGAGGCTATATGGAAATGGGGGTGTCTTTGTTCATATTGTGCATTGATGGGTGAATCCTGTGACTAGATTTACCTCCAGTAGATCACTGTAACATTGTCAGAGAAGCTTGAAAACATATCCAATAAGAAAAAAAGTTATAGAAAAGGCTCTTTAGGTTGTCATGTTATAACACGGAGAATTCAATCCTGGAATATTTACAGGTTATGTGTGTGTTGGGCAAGTGGGCTACTATGGATCAACTTGCAAGTCAGCTAATTCCTTTTCATGAGTTTAGCGTAGAGAAATCTTTAGCTTAATTTGGTTGAACCAAACCCATTCCAAGTTCAACCAAAGTAGGTTATTCTCAAGTTGGATTACCCTCCACCTTAAAATGATAGGTGCTGAGCTCAGTGGGTGATTTGTACTTTGTTTTTATGAAACATCACAGGAGTAATATTTTTTCCGTCGAAAGTTTAGAAATATCATCTCTTGGGCCCTCACTATATATAAGAGTAACCTAGTCCGTATCTGAATATTTGTGCTGGAAGAAGTCATATATTTGGAATATATGTAGTTTTGCGAATTTAGGAATTCTTAAAATCGAGCTTAAATTGCTTCAGATGAGAGAAATTAAGCTAGAACTAGATAAATTAAATCCTTGTCATGGTCTGTGTTTGAGAAAAATCTGCCAGTTACCTTTGCTTTTTAATTTGAGTTCGATACATATTTGATGCAGTTCTCTACAATTTTAGAGTACTGAATTTTATATATAGGGAACTTGAGTTTGTAATTACGTCGCTTTTGTTatcttttttaatttaataatctTATattttgtatacggtcaaaatcgaatTTGCCCTTCGTGTGACTAATCAAGATTGGAGCATTATGGACCGAGGTTCGTCATTATAATATTGAGCGGTGATGTGAAGTTGGGTTGTCGAgttcgagacccagagaccgatcaataccaAGATCGAGTCAAGACCGATCAATACTAAGaccggccaagatcgagaccgagtcaagatcgagctcaAGACCTCGAAACCGACCAATACCGAGaccggccaagatcgagaccgagtCAAGGAGCAAAGAGCCGTTATAACCGCAtttggggagagaatctcggcggaaatcacgACTTGAATCaagaaaaaactaattaattaatttatcatgggatctccactatatatttttaattatatccaaagtaagATTCCCCCATTATATCAAGAGTGGTTATCATCTGTAAAAAGGGGGATGGATACATGGAGATTCACTGAAATTTACATAACATCTAGCTAATATTATCCTCTTTTGGCTTTgatattgattcatcttgttcTCTTATCAATCACTATCTATCCAATTTGGGTTTGTATTCATTCTTTTTACAGTTAAAATTCgatatatttttacttatttttccaatttgtaCCAAgatataccacgtatccttagaactatgtataaattcaactctatccgtttttcgggtaaacggtttggcacccaccgtggggctaaggataatagtggttatttggtacgaatctatgtaaaacacactattttacacttgctcttggaagtgtctttgatttcaggttaaaaacaacgaactctcaattaatggccctacctattaacaacgaagctggccttcaagatgagaataaCAACCTGACGCCCGGAGATGAAAGACCACTCGTTGCCCCCGTTAGAACTCGGGCCGTAGATCCAATTGACGTTAATTCGCATatggccattgaggcgaaccaacgttctgaccccgaaaacaacattcatggtggaactcgtTATGCAGTTCGAAACATCCAAAATGTTGGAGAAGATGGGATCAGCCTGcgcatgattttcgaaatgttacaagctcaacaggtagcgatagctcagtcgcagagccaaacccaggcaccgagcagGCCTGAGCCCGGTCCACcccgagaagtcacccacaaaacggggccagctgtagtaaggtcaaatgaacaagaatcggggactaatcccgaaattataaagatgctcgaggaactgacaaaacgaatagagtcaggagaaaggaagattgaagcaaacgataaaaaaatggaaacttataactccagggttgatcagatcccgggggcacctcCAATATTAAATGGCTTGGATTCCAAATAATTCGTACAAAAACCCTCCCCCCTGAGCGCAACTCCAAAACCtatccccaagaagttccgcatgcccgaaaTTACTAAATATAATGGAATGATCGACCCCAAcaaacacgtcacctcttacacatgtgccattaaagggaacgttCTACAAGAAGAggagatcgaatccgtattattaaagaagttcggggaaaccctgtcaaagggagcaatgatatggtatcataatttaccacctaactctattgatgcttttgctatgcttgcagattctttcgtaaaagcatatgccggagccataaaggtcgaaaccaggaagtcagaccttttcaaggtaaggcaaaaagataacgagatgctaagagagttcgtatctcgtttccaaatggaacgaatggatctaccaccggtcacGGGCGATTGgaccgttcaagctttcacccaaggactgaacgaacgaagcttgatggcttcacgacagttgaagaaacatttgatcgagtacccggcTATTACCTCGGccgatgtacacaatcgatatcaatcaaagattagggtcgaagacgaccagctgGGTTTTGGGTCCATTATTAAAAGGGACATCGACCGAGAACCAATGTCGAACAGGGACCGATACCGACCGTATATCGGAGATCGTATGGGTAGCGAACCGGGACGCAACTCCGTACAAAGTGAAATGAGaggtgatcgaggccaagggtctcgAGGTTTGATGAACAATAATGGGTTCGACAGGCATACCGGGCCTAAGGAAGCATCgtgattatcagaatataacttcaacattgatgcatccgccatcatatcggctatcgg
This DNA window, taken from Nicotiana tabacum cultivar K326 chromosome 4, ASM71507v2, whole genome shotgun sequence, encodes the following:
- the LOC107782098 gene encoding phosphoglucomutase, chloroplastic isoform X8 translates to MESAIALTRFYHPLLTGSYSHHLRSLSLFNSTPIFPKLSSVKYPFATISPARFIVTASSSPLSPSTTVAESQGLEQIKSVPTKPIEGQKTGTSGLRKKVKVFMQENYLANWIQALFNSLPPEDFKNGLLVLGGDGRYFNKEASQIIIKIAAGNGVGKILVGKDGIMSTPAVSAVIRKREANGGFIMSASHNPGGPDYDWGIKISEIKIADIPDVDLSQLGVTKYGNFSVEVVDPVADYLELMENVFDFSLIRSLISRPDFRFTFDAMHAVTGAYAKPIFVDKLGASLESIANGEPLEDFGHGHPDPNLTYAKDLVNILYGENGPDFGAASDGDGDRNMILGRRFFVTPSDSVAIIAANAQDAIPYFQSGPKGLARSMPTSGSLDRVAQKLNLPFYEVPTGWKFFSNLMDAGKLSICGEESFGTGSDHIREKDGIWAVLAWLSILANRNKDKRSGEKLVSVADVVTEHWATYGRNFFSRYDYEECESEGANKMIEYLRDLISKSKAGDKFGSYVLDFADDFTYTDPVDESVASKQGVRVVFSDGSRIIFRLSGTGSAGATVRIYIEQFELDVSKHDMDAQIALKPLIDLALSVSKLKDFTGREKPTVIT